The stretch of DNA AAAAGTGGGTAGTTCTGAAGAGCTCCACACACTTCTTGGGGGGCAGCATATGTGGGCCTGGACCAGGTGGAGACTGGGGCGCACTCCAGGAGATGGGAATGGGGCAAAGGCGCTCCACGAAGAGGCCTCGGGAGTTGCTGGCCACCAGGACACCCTTCTCAAGCTGGCTCAGCAGGCGATGGGTGGGCTCTTGCGGGCCAGGCTTGGGAAACACCACCTGTTCAATGCTGCACTGAGAGTCTGAGGGCTCAGCCACGAGGCGGCAGTCCAGGCTCTGCACCTGGGCCTCGCCCACCACCTGCCCATTGTAGATGAAGGTGAGCAGCAGCGAGTAGTCTGCGGACAGAGAGCAACCAACTGTACCAAGTGCCTCTCCCCAGAGGCCCACCTGGTCAGCAGGGGATTCTGGGAAAACAAAGAGGGGCTCCTTGCAAATCCAATGTCCTCATTTTGCTGCTGAGGGACATGAGGCCCAGACAGGAAGACCAAGCAAGGGCTGGGGAGGACAACtcaggctgtggggtgggggcagtagcTCTACCTTCTGAGGTTATTGAAGTTGCCCTCCCTCCTCCATAGGCCCCTCACCCTCACCAGCAAGGGACCTCCTGCCAGACCCTTCCATCACTCAGAAGAGTAACTGATACACAGATTCCCATGGGGGCCTCAAGGCTTAATGCCCAGGCTCTTAGAGTTTATAAGGTACCAGAGATAGGGCCTTTGCTTAATCCATAGAAATCAATGTTTTAAAGCAGATTTCCAGGAAACAGAATGCAGAGGGGGCATTCTGAGAAGTGAGCTGTTTGGAGTCTGGAGTCTGGCCAGGTGTGCTGCCTGGAAACCAGTGCCTATGCTAGGGTAAGGTGAGCCCAGGTCACTGCAAGCCCTGACAGATTAGATAATGTGTGTACAGTCCCAGGGAGCCAGCCTAtggggacagggagcaggggTAAGCCAGACACACCAAGTACCTGAGTTAGGAGGGGGCAGAAGCTCCAGAGATACCTGCTCTCCTTGGAAAGGGGCCTCACTTGTGTCTGCGCCTGGAAGGGAGAAAGCGCATATCATTCAGAGTGGGACTGGGGAGTTCAAAGGGCAGAGGGTGTGGCAAGGGCGATGACAGGAGGCAAGGGAGGTGGTACCTTCCTGAGGCTCAGGACTGTTGCTACTGCTGCTCCCAAAGTCTGAATGGCCAGCTCCCCCATTggcctccacctcctcctgcagACATAGTGCCTGTTGTTGGCCTCCTCTCCCCCTGGTTACCGTCCTGCCCTCAGGCCCACAAAGTTCCTGTCCTAGCTCTTACGTTTCTGAGGGGGTCCTGGAGCAAGGAGGGACTGAGTATACAGTTCTTCGTGGTTTCTTCGTTCTCCTCCCTCTCGGGGGACACAGAGCTGTGGTGTCTCTTTGATGGTGGTTTCTGGGTTGCTGGTGAAGCTGTAGAATGCAGGAGAGAaaggtcagagccttaggtggGGATGGcgggtgtgggggagagaggaggcagtGAAAGGATGGGCAGGACTGGGCAGGGGAACGTGGGAAGCAGCTTCCCAAGGACAGGGGCAAGGCAGAACTCTGACCAAGGGGCCTGGAGGGAGTCCCAACACCCGCCCGGGAGGCTCATTCTAGGAGTGGTGGGCAAGGGGACACTCACCAGGGAGGGTTCCTGGTGGCAGCAGTCGATACACCTTGTAGGGCTCAGCCccatccctatggctattctcAGGAACCTCCTCAAACTCAGTACTCTTGTTGAGAGCACAGCGCAGACGAGTCTTCCAGATGGCAGGGCCTTCTGTGTCCCCCTCCTTGTATTTTCCCTTAAATATCGCCCAGGCCTTGGAGACAGAAGTGAAGAGAGGAGGCCCGTTACAGACTGCAGCGACACGCCACCAGGGCCAGCGTCATGGATGTGTGGCCCAAGCACTTGCACAGAAAGGCCTGTGTTGGGTCCATGCTCGGCTGCTGCCATCTTGAAACCCTTACTAACGTCTGCATTTTCATCTTGCACTGGGCTCTGACAATTACAGAGCTGGCTCAACCCTCTGATCTCCCCTTTATCTGACACCTAGGCAGGCACAACCCCTGGAGCTTCAGTGTCAACTCTATCTCTTACTTGGAAGGAGGGGCCAGTTCCCAGGGCCTTTCACCTTGAAAAAGGCAGCATCCTGGTCCTCCCGGAAGTCCTGCTTGCCTGCATGCTTCCAGGGAATCCGGAACATGGTCTTAGCTGCATCTTCCCAGCACACCCCTGGGAACTGTCCACTCTCCACTTGCTCCACCACCCAGTTCCGGAGCTTTCGGGTGCAGCGTGCCCTGCCTGATGCCATCCTGGAGGTAAGAGCAGCAGGCAGCATCAGTAGAACCAACCAACACTTTAGGAGGTAACATCTGCTGAGGTTCTGGCCATTTGGGTTGTATTGTCTGGCAAGGACCCCCAAAGAACCCATCCCTCTTTTTTCTCCAGACATATCTCAAAAGCCTTAGATACTGGTCTTAAATTTAAGACATTTTCAGGCATCTATTGTTTGGAAAAGAGCATTCCCTTGGTGGCCTGTTCCTGGTCAGTAACCCAGCCTGCATTCCCAAACATTTGCAGAGGTGGTGTCTGCTTCTGAGATGCCTCATCAACCTTCTTTAACCACCACCCCTACAACTTCTCCTAAGacccccatccttcccctctgctTGCCCTAggggtaggtggggcaggggcggagcTTCAGCAGATGTAGGCAGGGCCAAAAGGCCAGAAAACAAAAGTGTGAGTGGACTGGAGCAAACAGCCTGGCAGCAGGTGCACCCAGCCTTTGCCTGTAGAGTTTGGGATACAGCCCCCAGCCAGTCAGGTTGGCCCTCTCACTCAGGCCAACCTCCTGCTTCCTGGGTCATAGGCCTTCAGTCAATTTCCATCTAGTAGAGGGGCCCCCAGGACCCTCCCTCTGCCAACCTGGCCGGGCCTTCTAGCCCTACACCCAGGCTACCACCACCAATTCTTGGCTGATCTTACCTGAGCCGCTGTGCAGGCAGTCCAGAGCTCAGCTGACCTCAGCTCCGCTCCGGCTAGGGAGCTTCCTGTTGACTCCTCCCTATTTCTACAGTCCCCACCCTAAGTTTCAGTTCCCCTCCTGGGAGGTCCATTTCCCTGAAATCACGTGGTCTCTGAGTTGCAGGGCAATGGGTGGCCACCAGAGGGAAGCAGCATCTGAGAAGCTCACTGTCGGAATCTCAGCCAGGGGAGCAACCATCCAGCTcaggctccttcctcctccctcagaTACTCCTTCTGTCCGGCCGTGTCTGTGACACTGCTGCTCCCCTAGGGAGGCCACAGTGTGCTGGAGTCTGGCGCCAGGGCCTCTAGGTAGCTCTGCACCACCTATGCATCTATGTTCCCTCACAGTGCCGGCTTAGTATCTATTAGGTAACCTCAAATCTCAGCTGAATTTGATGaaaagaagggaggcagggaggaaggaaatcaGCCCGGGCCAAGTAGCTGGATAGGGAGGACATCCCTTTGCCATCCATGGTGTCAATTCCTTTCTGATCCTGAGTCCAGGGAGGGTCAACTGGTGGGCTGTAGGGGACCCTTTCGGCAAAGCTCTGTTCACCCCCCTTTCCCTGGTGCCCCCAGATGGTGGGGTCAGGAAGAAGGACCACCAAGAAGCCTGGGCAAGGAGATGCCTCTTTATTGGTGCTGGAGCTGTTCCTGAGGAAGCGGGGCCATGGGACCCTCACCCTCGGCTACTTCCTCCTGCGGGGGATACTCTGTCCCAAGGGCACCTCTTCCATCAGcttctgcagagagagagagatgacgaTGATCCTGGAAGTCTGGAGCTCAGATACAGGCTACACAGGGGACCTCCAGAACACAGGGCCAGAGACAAGGCTGGGAGGGAAGCTTCACCTGTAACAGGCGGGCGTGGTAGGCAGGGGCATCCTCCCCAGCCAGCGGCTGTGGGCGCACATGCAGGTAGCGCTCTGCAGCTGTCTCCAACTCCTCTACCTCATACAGGGTGGCTGGGTCCAGTGAGTGGGCATTGATGAGGCTTACAAGATACTCTTTGTAGTGTGCCCTGAGAGATGAGAGAGGGTGAGATATCCGTTCTTGCGTTTGGCTACTGGTAACTGAGTGTGCCCAGCACCTTGCTGAACACTGGCATACTTGGACAAACAAGATCGACAACCCTCAGCTGTGTAGGTATGCCAACCTGTGTGCATTACTTGCTACTACCTATCCAGGCCTTTGCCCAGAgagccctttcctcctccttgcAAGACCTACTGCTCCCAGAGACACATGTTACTGCCTGGACACCCCCTCAGTGCTCCTATCCCTCTCCCCAACACCAAGCTCCCTGCCAGGCACTCACTGGCAGAGGCCCGCGTAGCCAGCGGGAGTCTCCTTGCCACAAGCTTCATCCCGGAACCCATTGGGAACCTCCTTCTGCTCCATCACTCGGCAGCCACCTATGGATGAGGGCAGGAAAAGACCCTTTGTTAGGAAGAGGCCACTGACAGCCAAGCCCTAGGAGAACAGGGATGGAGGCATGGGTGAAAGCCTCCAGGAAGGGCCGGAGGACAGGAGGGCCAACTCTAACGGTGGTGGTGGGGTGTACTTAGAGAAGCCACTGTGGCTGACTAGCTCTGACACAGAAGCAGGGACCTTGCTGTCCCTGCTTTTATCCAAGCTGGCTCTTGGCCCCTTATCACATACCCTCGGAGACAGCTCTTTTTTGATTTAGCTTTTGAATAGTTAACTTATTGTGTGAAGGTCTTACTCTGTTTTGATGGTAAGAAGTGGTGTACATTAGAACCACAAGTAACATCTCATTGTCTCAGGGAACCTAAGACAGTGCAGCTAGCAAGTCTCACTAAATACTCATTGAACTAAAGAATCATTATCCTTTGGGAATGAGAGAAGAGAGTATTGAGGTGCCAGATGCTTTCATGTGGCTTCATTTAAAATAGCTGAGCTGCAAGGCAAATATTACCCCgatttcacagaggaagaaacaagGCCCAGGGAGGTTACCTCGCCAACGGGCACACAAGTCAGCATGGGATGGGTCTTCAGCTCAGGTCTGACCCCAGACCCATGCCTCCTGTTTTCCCAATTCACAGGGGGTGCCCAGCCACCCTCGCCCCTTCTCTAAGACTGGTCCCAACACTCACCTCCAGGGACCGCCCGGGCGCCTGCTGGGGGCTCTGTGTTGAACATAACCTTATTGTCCTGAGAAGAGGCAGACGGGTGGGCGTTAGGTTCTCCTTTGTGTCAGCCCACTGGGTTTTCCAGGACAGAGTTTCTCCCTTCTTGCTagcctgggctctgccccctcTCCTGGATGACCTGTGAACCCAGCCAGGTTGGCCCCCATTACCTGTAGCAGCTTCTGGAGCCGGACAGCAGTCCAATCCCGCAGGTAGAAGAGGCAGTCTCGGGGATGGTGTCCATGCAGGGACTTTTTCACCCTGCAGTTAGGGTCTGGACATTTCTGGTGGAAACCCAGATGGAAGAGGGAAAGTTGGAGACTGTTGGGGTCCTGTCCTCTCAGGAACCCTTGAGTGAGGGGTATAGAGGTGGGGGGAGATGGAGACACTGGAGGGTCTGGAGCCAGCCAAGGGGAAAGGGGACGGGACAGAGACAGGTAatttacccccctcccccaccagcctctttttttcccctgggctGCTCTTCAGTGGCCTCTGTCCCTCACACCCAGTGGCAGCCCCCATCCTTTTATCCCTTCCATGCCCATTCTCTGGGCTCACATTCTTGGCGTAAAAGGCATTGTAGCATCCACTGCAGAACTGGTGACGGCACTGGGTGCAGTGAAAGTGCATACAGCCTCCTCGGGCCAGTGCGTACGAGAACTTGCACTTGGGGCAGTCTGCAAGGAACAGGTTAGGGCTAGGGCTGCCACTGCTCCTTGAGACCCTCAAAAAAAAGAGCCTCTGGCAACGATAAATTACCAGGCAAGCAGGCGTAGTGGGGCAGCCTTACCAATGCCATTTTCCTGAAGGTACattgccaggccctgggcctggtaTTCTGGGTCATTGGTGCGTTTCCAGTTCTGGAAATCCTCGCAGCTTCGGCCCCGATGCTGCTCTTCCCACTGCCAGAAGGAAAGCAAGAGTCACATGGAAGCTCCATCCTAGGcccttcttgccagtccctctaCTCATACTCAGTGTCCCTGGCTTAGCTATGGCACTGCCATCCACCATTTGCTCTAATccacaggtggcagacacaaggcctgcaggccaaatctggccctccgcTTTGTTTTATCCACCTGGCACcagcaccaagctccttccccctagttaaggagtagttacatttatacagtcctaaaatcataCTCGGACCTTtaaaggcaaccacgaggctcatgtggcccccggtgaaaatgagttggacacccctgctctaatcTCAAACCGAGGAGCCAGCGTTGGTGCTTTCATTCCCTCACACCACCGTGCATTCCCAGCAAGTCTTGATTCCACTACCTAAGCCTAGCTAACATTGTACCGATGTCTATTTCACACCCtgtcctctttttcttcatccctACTGTGACCATCTTATGCTGGGCCAGGTCAGGTCTTGCCTTGGCTACTATTCTCTCTGCTTCCACTCAGGCTCTCCTATGGTCTAAACTCCACCTTGCAGCCAAAGTGCCTTTGAAGGCGTGTGTCAGACAGCTGCAAGTGGATTGGGAGTGCCCTAGTTTTGAGGTTCAGTGGTAGTGTCTCAGGGGTTTATTTATCGTGTTTCAAAATATAGATGCAATATTTGGGGGACCAAATATTAAACTTCTTAAAAGgtaaatgaagccctggctggcgtagctcagtggattgagcttgggctgcgaaccaaagtatcgcaggttcgattcccagccagggcacatgccagggttgcaggccatggcccccagcaaccgcacattcatgtttctctctctctgtctctctgtccctctctctctccaccccccaccccttccctctctaaaaataaataaataaatcttaaaagaaaaaaaaaaaaaaaaaggtaaatgaagTCGTGTCACCCCTTGCTTAGTCTTAGCATAAGAGGCAAACACCCTCCTCACTTGGCCTCAAGGCCTCTTCTGACCTGGGGGCTAGCGCCTCTCCAACTGCCTGCCCCTCTCACCCTTGCTCTTGAGGCTTCAACCACACAACATTGTTTTCTGACTTTGGCTTTTGCATGGGTTGCTCTCTGTCACAAATACTCTTTGCATAGTTGACTTCGTCTTAAGCCTGAGCTTAAATTAAACCATTTTAGAGTAGACTTGCCTGACCTCTCTAAGTAGTTCCGTTCCATTATTCCTAATCTCATATTCCTGTTTGTTTTCCTCATAGAACTCATGCTTATGTGTAATtatgctctttctccctccctgacttccgttccttcctcttcctccctcaccaacccctttcctcctcctttacCTTTCATCCCTCCTCCTGTtcacccttcctccccctccatccTTGTCCCCTTGGCCTTCCTCTCTCACCTTCTCCATCTGCCTCCACTCCTCCCtcaccctttcttccttctctccctcttcctctgtccctccctgacTAGCCTGTAAGCACTTTGAGCTGAGAGCTCACGTGTGTTCTGTTCTCCAGCACACTCTGAGTCTAACAGAGTACCTGGCAGCAGCTCACCAAATATTTCTGGAAGGGTGGATGTGCCTCACCTGACGCTTACAGCGTACACAGAAGGTCTGGTGACACTGCGGACATGTTGCCTCCAGCTGCTCACGCTCGTATATGAAGCCAAAGGAGCACTGTGGGTGCAGAGGGATAGAGCTGTTCGAGGCCTGACCAggcaccacccccacccttccaGTCAGCTCCTTTGGGCAGGCCACTTGCCTGGGCACACCACAGGAACTTGGGGTCCCGCATGAGCACGCCTTCGGTCAGCTTCTTATGGAACAGGGCATAGGCATCTGGCTCCAGGCTATCTCGAAGCTGGGGACAGAATGCAGAAGTGGAGGATGGCAAGGGTTTCTGTTCAAAGCCCTGGGCACCTGAAGTCCCAGAGACTTCGGTACCTGGATGTCCAGAGTGGAGAAGTAGCTGAGCAACTGCGTGTCATCAGTGAGGTCAGGACGGCCACAGGCGGGGCACACCATGTCGGTGATGTGCTTCTCCTTCAAGGCGATGGTGAAGTGCTGGCGGAAGCAGTCAGGACAGATGGTGCACTCACAGGAAGTCAGGGCCTGCAtctagaggggagagggagagaaggaagtcaGAAGCCACAGCTGCCAGCCTGGGAAGGGACAGCAGCCAGGTGTTCACGGAGAAACCACTAATTAACAACTGGGCAGGGAGAGCAACTTCAAATGCCAACAGATGCCAGGTAGGCAACCTAAATGTCTTCAGACAGCCAGGTGGAAGAAAGTAGACAATGGTAAGGCCTAAGGTAAAGGGAAGAATGCCCTCTAAAGGCATTCATTCACATTCAATTAAAAGAGAACACACAAATTCTGAAATGGCAAAATGATAGAGATGgagagcagactggtggttgccaggtgacaggaggaagggaagaagctgTATATCTACAACTATATAGGGGAGGCATGAGGGAGTTCCTTCATGGTGATGGAACGGTCCCCATCTTCATTGCGGTGCCAGTTACATGAATCTCTACATGGGACAAAACAGCACAGAACTAActaaccacatacacacacacacacacacacacacacacacagcaaactAGGTCTGCAGTCTAGCTAACACTGCATCCATGTCTATTTCTTGGTCTTCATATTGTACTCTAATTATACAAGAAGTCACCAAGGTGGGGAAGGTGGGTGAAGGAACACATAGGTCTCTGTACTAGTTTTACAACTTCCTGTgaatctgtaattattttatatgtacgTACATTTACGATTACTGTAAAATgaagagtaaaaacaaaacaaaacaaaacacatacagAGCCAACCTAATTAAATCAAACTGTTTTTGGCCAAAGAACTGCCACTTTTGACCTCGATTAAGTGGGGTCTCAGGAGATAAGAGGGGCCTGCTCCTACAAAATGGAGATTTGATGGCAACATTAAAGAATTACTATTAACTTTTTGTTGGGACCCAGTATTTGTGGCTATGTTTTCAAAGAGTTTTCCcttttagaaatacatatttaaatattagcaGAAAAGCCATGATGTCTAAGATTTGCTTCCAAATAATTCTGTGTGTGGAGTGA from Phyllostomus discolor isolate MPI-MPIP mPhyDis1 chromosome 1, mPhyDis1.pri.v3, whole genome shotgun sequence encodes:
- the IRF9 gene encoding LOW QUALITY PROTEIN: interferon regulatory factor 9 (The sequence of the model RefSeq protein was modified relative to this genomic sequence to represent the inferred CDS: deleted 1 base in 1 codon), whose translation is MASGRARCTRKLRNWVVEQVESGQFPGVCWEDAAKTMFRIPWKHAGKQDFREDQDAAFFKAWAIFKGKYKEGDTEGPAIWKTRLRCALNKSTEFEEVPENSHRDGAEPYKVYRLLPPGTLPASPATQKPPSKRHHSSVSPEREENEETTKNCILSPSLLQDPLRNEEVEANGGAGHSDFGSSSSNSPEPQEGADTSEAPFQGEQVSLELLPPPNSDYSLLLTFIYNGQVVGEAQVQSLDCRLVAEPSDSQCSIEQVVFPKPGPQEPTHRLLSQLEKGVLVASNSRGLFVERLCPIPISWSAPQSPPGPGPHMLPPKKCVELFRTTHFCRDLQKYFQGLGPQPKFQVTLNFLEEDPSPNHTPQSLISVQMEQAFARQLLQETPEDQTATLSLVQSLGDYLPPLHSLPISLRLILHIIDLPPSVIILSGFL